A single region of the Brachypodium distachyon strain Bd21 chromosome 3, Brachypodium_distachyon_v3.0, whole genome shotgun sequence genome encodes:
- the LOC112271820 gene encoding protein FAR1-RELATED SEQUENCE 5-like, protein MAEEHDTYQGIMDSYGDFLLGPSRYPGFQQVTRQTIHLADAPPCVESSDSIRCAEGMVVAGQEAVDPYMPTQISDDSVQNLLGHHVAREQPACGSFTEMPQDSFYPRYEHILHEPMGSENKTFMITGRDGRGSYPEEPDDGQCNDQDPALSDDDACVSEDENAETYHVSVDSENLSTAIDKTAQTGNGQTHRFDKQAHAEHTIEVEQLSKEDIENYLQNETLISSQSCSQEIRAQHVPRIDMSFCSHVEAFAFYNTYASIVGFSAKIAGNYHRRGTAADAVTRYTYRCNRAGKVVSREVLEERKRKRDQNRKTKDGLACPVQLNKPRNKNSIDVTDCHATMVVTLKGDKWIVTKIELEHNHVLSPPGEAKFLRSHKHMTDEEKLLIRTMNAVKLPSRKIMAILAGFRGGISALPYTKKDINNYRTAIRNESNQNDMMMVIDFFKKKQMEDPRFYYAFRIDDENKVQNIFWADGHCRRFYHLYGDCVSFDTTYKTNKYNLPFAPFVGITGHGDNCLFACAILQNETIETFTWLFEEFLQCMRGKMPLTIITDQDVAMKQAIPRVFTQTTHRNCLFHIKKKAEEKCARCFATKRTLHVEFNDIINRSQTEEEFETLWQAMIQKYRFENVKYFQHMWEIRKNFVPVYFKKDFFSLHTFYSQE, encoded by the exons ATGGCGGAAGAACATGATACGTACCAGG GAATCATGGATTCTTACGGTGATTTCTTGTTGGGTCCAAGTAGGTACCCTGGGTTTCAACAAGTTACGCGTCAG ACAATTCACCTGGCGGATGCACCGCCATGTGTGGAGTCCTCAGATTCAATTCGGTGTGCGGAAGGAATGGTGGTTGCTGGGCAGGAAGCTGTTGATCCATACATGCCAACACAG atTTCTGATGATTCTGTGCAAAATTTATTGGGTCATCATGTCGCCCGTGAACAACCTGCCTGTGGTTCGTTCACTGAGATGCCGCAAGATTCTTTTTATCCAAGATATGAACATATCTTACATGAACCTATGGGCTCTGAG AACAAAACATTCATGATAACTGGCAGGGATGGGCGTGGTTCTTACCCTGAGGAACCAGATGATGGTCAATGCAATGATCAGGATCCAGCTTTGTCTGATGATGATGCTTGTGTTAGTGAAGATGAAAATGCAGAAACATATCATGTCTCCGTTGACTCTGAAAATTTGTCAACAGCCATAGATAAAACAGCACAAACTGGTAATGGACAAACTCACAGATTTGATAAACAGGCACATGCAGAACACACAATTGAAGTTGAGCAACTGAGCAAAGAAGATATTGAAAATTACCTGCAAAATGAAACACTGATATCATCTCAGTCGTGCAGCCAGGAAATCAGAGCTCAGCATGTCCCGCGCATTGATATGTCTTTCTGCAGCCATGTAGAGGCTTTCGCTTTCTACAACACCTATGCCAGCATTGTTGGTTTCTCTGCAAAAATAGCAGGCAACTATCATCGTAGAGGTACAGCTGCTGATGCAGTGACAAGATATACATATAGATGCAACAGGGCAGGGAAAGTTGTTAGTAGGGAAGTTCTtgaggaaaggaaaagaaaaagagaccAAAATAGGAAGACCAAAGATGGATTAGCTTGTCCTGTACAGTTAAACAAGCCGAGGAATAAGAATTCCATTGATGTGACAGATTGCCATGCAACGATGGTGGTGACATTGAAAGGTGATAAATGGATAGTGACAAAAATTGAATTAGAACACAACCATGTTTTAAGCCCCCCCGGTGAAGCTAAGTTTCTAAGGTCGCACAAGCACATGACAGATGAGGAAAAGTTGCTGATAAGAACTATGAATGCAGTGAAGCTTCCTAGCAGAAAAATAATGGCAATCCTAGCTGGTTTCAGAGGTGGCATCTCTGCACTGCCATACACAAAAAAGGACATTAACAACTACAGAACGGCTATAAGAAATGAGAGCAACCAAAATGACATGATGATGGTCATtgatttcttcaaaaaaaagcAAATGGAAGATCCTCGCTTCTATTATGCTTTCCGGATAGACGATGAGAATAAAGtacaaaatatattttggGCAGATGGGCACTGTAGGAGGTTTTACCACTTGTACGGAGACTGTGTCAGTTTTGACACTACGTACAAGACAAACAAATATAATCTCCCATTTGCGCCTTTTGTTGGGATAACAGGTCATGGTGATAACTGCCTATTTGCTTGTGCAATCCTTCAAAATGAGACGATAGAGACTTTCACATGGCTTTTTGAGGAGTTCTTGCAGTGTATGAGAGGCAAAATGCCACTAACAATCATCACGGATCAAGATGTTGCGATGAAACAAGCAATTCCCCGTGTGTTCACACAAACAACTCATCGAAACTGCCTGTTCCACATTAAAAAGAAGGCAGAGGAGAAGTGTGCTAGGTGTTTTGCAACCAAACGAACACTGCATGTTGAGTTTAATGACATAATTAACAGATCTCAGACAGAGGAAGAGTTTGAAACACTCTGGCAAGCAATGATACAGAAGTACAGATTTGAGAATGTCAAGTATTTCCAGCATATGTGGGAGATAAGGAAAAACTTTGTTCCTGTATATTTCaagaaggattttttttcccttcataCATTCTACAGCCAGGAGTGA
- the LOC100844182 gene encoding uncharacterized protein LOC100844182: protein MLQGGGGHGPPGDGSPGTSGGGDGSARDRNLLDVMRQEGGGQGTPGGGGGGGGGGGGGGRGFSHDRISDLPDELCHHVMSFLKAWEVVRMSALSRRWRHTWASAPCLDIRHPCACDNRADHRWYNTFVNNLLLRRSPGVPLDTLRLSWTHDGASDMWTAHAVRRHARAIEFSGARHYPRPEPAYTSFLFGNFKILKLTRVKMRSELLAQLCSRCTCLEELELKDSNIHGHGVTVRSGSLRRLTMVSCFAPKGLLVDAPGLVLMRCTRPYNFVPKIRNSGSLVTATIMLDDTCLFRHDGDERPHMEDHGDDDDVCFAYADGQNPDDSESAESHAEDPDCTESGNDDHTADHGGTASVYPSLNGDYCGSNAITVFGGNGILRSLSNVRTMELLAHRGEVLLRSQLRKCPLFKNLKTLSLGEWCIGPDFDALSTILEHSPNLERLYLCLDKAYKSRGEINPSGRPFTCNHLKMVDIICLTDDTMGDKLAEFFHATSGFVFILRMATAPQAHGRRTWRRTKLWRVLQRAYEKARAGSEGKVVQEQGPCK, encoded by the exons ATGCTTCAGGGGGGCGGAGGGCATGGGCCGCCGGGGGACGGGTCCCCGGGGACGTCCGGCGGGGGAGACGGCAGTGCCCGCGACC GCAATTTGCTTGACGTAATGCGCCAGGAGGGCGGAGGGCAGGGGACGCCCGGCgggggtggaggtggcggtggcgggggaggcggcggtggccgaggCTTTTCCCACGACCGCATCAGCGACCTCCCGGACGAGCTGTGCCACCACGTCATGTCCTTCCTCAAGGCGTGGGAGGTGGTCCGCATGAGCGCGCTCTCGAGGCGGTGGCGCCACACGTGGGCCTCCGCGCCGTGCCTCGACATCCGCCACCCCTGCGCCTGCGACAACCGCGCCGACCATAGGTGGTACAACACGTTCGTCAACAACCTGCTGCTCAGGAGGAGCCCCGGCGTGCCGCTGGACACGCTCCGCCTGAGCTGGACCCACGATGGCGCCTCCGACATGTGGACCGCCCATGCCGTCAGGCGCCACGCCAGAGCCATCGAGTTCTCCGGGGCGCGGCACTACCCGAGGCCGGAGCCAGCGTACACGAGCTTCTTGTTCGGAAATTTCAAGATCTTGAAGCTCACCCGTGTCAAGATGCGTAGCGAGCTGCTCGCGCAACTCTGTTCTAGGTGCACTTGCTTGGAAGAACTGGAGCTCAAGGACAGTAACATACATGGACATGGCGTTACGGTTCGATCAGGCTCCCTCAGGCGTTTGACTATGGTCAGCTGCTTCGCCCCTAAGGGCCTCTTGGTTGATGCTCCGGGCCTCGTCTTGATGCGCTGCACCAGACCTTACAATTTTGTTCCCAAGATCAGGAACTCGGGCTCACTGGTGACTGCCACTATTATGCTTGATGACACTTGCTTGTTTCGTCATGATGGTGATGAACGGCCACATATGGAGGACCACGGAGATGACGATGATGTCTGCTTCGCTTATGCTGATGGTCAGAATCCTGATGACAGTGAATCTGCAGAATCTCATGCTGAGGACCCTGACTGCACTGAATCTGGTAATGATGACCATACTGCGGACCATGGTGGAACTGCCAGTGTGTATCCAAGTCTGAATGGTGATTACTGTGGGAGCAATGCTATTACAGTTTTTGGTGGCAATGGCATTCTTCGAAGCCTCTCCAATGTGAGAACAATGGAGCTGTTAGCTCATCGAGGAGAG GTTCTGCTGAGGAGTCAATTGAGGAAGTGCCCTTTGTTCAAAAACCTCAAGACACTGTCGCTTGGTGAATGGTGTATAGGCCCTGACTTTGATGCATTGTCAACCATTCTTGAGCATTCACCCAACTTAGAGAGGCTTTATCTCTGCCTCGACAAG GCCTACAAGAGCAGAGGCGAAATCAATCCAAGTGGGAGACCGTTTACTTGCAATCACTTGAAGATGGTCGATATCATATGTTTGACGGATGACACGATGGGAGATAAGTTGGCAGAATTCTTCCACGCTACAAGTGGTTTTGTCTTTATCCTCAGAATGGCAACAGCACCACAGGCTCACGGGAGGCGCACATGGCGCAGGACGAAGCTGTGGAGGGTTCTGCAAAGAGCGTACGAGAAAGCCAGAGCCGGGAGTGAGGGAAAGGTGGTGCAGGAACAAGGTCCATGTAAGTAA
- the LOC112271635 gene encoding zinc finger BED domain-containing protein RICESLEEPER 1-like: protein MWYPTFYLMEALLEFNKEFPNPEQMDSKSYPPKPPFETIEAAESFCQVARPIYHAIRVLSNPRMTLNSCFHALWSVRAALQESSGNICMERVLDIEDMLETFDKHWRKVYLWLSLAVVLDPRYKMRFLEHFFRQAYGNGARMYISEVRGKIYELFIRYSCCADQPSTNNDMQMNTHVSDPLDGTGQNYNELGVSEGYLRELHVYLDGELCPPNDVNYLSMEALSQDVHFNILKWWKDNASIYPALAALARDVLVIPGCAVSAESAFDKSDERAHMFYRQLSHEIVEAVICTQDWSKIQE from the exons ATGTGGTACCCGACTTTCTACCTAATGGAGGCTCTGTTGGAGTTCAATAAGGAATTTCCAAACCCTGAACAGATGGACTCCAAATCATATCCGCCCAAACCACCTTTTGAGACAATAGAAGCAGCTGAAAGTTTCTGTCAGGTTGCAAGGCCAATTTATCATGCAATCAGAGTACTTTCCAATCCTCGTATGACTCTCAATTCATGTTTCCATGCACTCTGGAGCGTGAGGGCAGCTCTGCAAGAGTCATCTGGAAATATATGCATGGAGCGTGTTCTTGATATCGAGGACATGTTGGAAACTTTTGATAAACATTGGAGAAAGGTGTACTTGTGGCTGTCTCTGGCCGTCGTGCTAGATCCCAGATATAAGATGAGGTTCCTTGAACATTTCTTTAGACAAGCGTACGGTAATGGTGCCAGAATGTACATCTCTGAAGTGCGGGGAAAGATTTACGAGCTATTTATCCGATACTCTTGCTGTGCTGATCAACCAAGCACAAACAACGATATGCAGATGAATACTCATGTCAGTGATCCATTAGATGGCACAGGTCAGAATTACAATGAACTAGGAGTCAGTGAAGGCTATCTAAGAGAACTCCATGTGTACCTAGATGGAGAGCTCTGCCCTCCAAATGATGTCAACTATCTAAGCATGGAAGCCTTGTCTCAGGATGTCCATTTTAATATCCTGAAATGGTGGAAAGACAATGCTTCCATATATCCAGCTCTTGCTGCGCTCGCACGCGATGTCTTAGTAATACCTGGATGTGCAGTGTCGGCTGAATCTGCATTTGATAAAAGTGACGAACGTGCGCATATGTTCTATCGACAGCTAAGTCACGAGATTGTGGAAGCTGTCATCTGCACTCAGGATTGGTCCAAGATTCAG GAATGA
- the LOC100836665 gene encoding nucleolin 1, which translates to MGKSSKKSAAPAAVAAEAVVPKGKAGKKREAEDEIEKAVSAKKQKAAPAKAVPVPAKAAKKQPPPKQAESSSEEDSSESEEEVKVQAKKPAAKPAKPVSSSDDSSDESSDEEPAKKPAAKPAAPVANNGLKKGKQESSSSEDESEEESDEDEKPAAPVKKPSAKESDSSESDSEDDSDEDVPAKPKTPAAVTKKEDSSDSSESESEESEDEDKTKKVPPAAAKRKEESSDSSESDESDEEPPQKKQKEAAKVAPKAVKKESSSDEESDEESSDDEPKQTQQKKPAAKAADSSDSEDSEEDSDDEDDKSTKTPKKEAPTATKAQKEEPKTPASNQSQGTGSKTLFMGNLPFSAEFGQVKEFFAEAGEVVDVRLATHEDGHPKGYAHVEFATAEDAKKGLELNGQELMGRAVRLDLALERGATPRPRDGGSFQKPSGGSSLSVFVKGFDSSQQEDKIRSSLEQHFSKCGEITRVSVPMDYESGESKGIAYMDFTDESSFSKALELSGSDLGGYNLYVAEAKPKGQFGSGGGRSGGRDGGRSGGRGFGGRSGGRDGGGRFGRSGGRDGGGRFGRSGGRDGGRRGGGRGFQSRQSAGTASAGKKTTFGDD; encoded by the exons ATGGGCAAGTCCAGCAAGAAGTCCGCGgctcccgccgccgtggcggccGAGGCCGTCGTCCCCAAGGGCAAGGCCGGGAAGAAGCGCGAGGCGGAGGACGAGATCGAGAAGGCCGTGAGCGCAAAGAAGCagaaggcggcgccggccaagGCGGTGCCCGTGCCCGCCAAGGCCGCCAAGAAGCAGCCGCCGCCCAAGCAGGCCGAGAGCAGCTCCGAAGAGGACTCCTCGGAGTCCGAGGAGGAG GTCAAGGTCCAGGCGAAGAAGCCTGCGGCGAAGCCTGCCAAACCGGTGTCATCTTCTGATGATAGCAGTGATGAATCATCTGATGAG GAACCTGCAAAAAAGCCTGCTGCTAAACCTGCGGCCCCAGTTGCCAACAATGgtttgaagaaaggcaagcaAGAGAGCAGCTCTTCTGAGGATGAGTCGGAGGAGGAGTCGGATGAGGATGAG AAACCTGCCGCTCCCGTAAAGAAACCATCTGCGAAGGAATCTGACAGCTCCGAGAGTGACTCAGAGGATGACTCAGATGAG GATGTACCTGCCAAGCCTAAGACTCCTGCTGCTGTTACCAAAAAGGAAGATTCTAGTGATAGTTCCGAGTCGGAGAGTGAAGAATCTGAGGATGAG GATAAAACTAAGAAAGTCCCTCCAGCTGCTGCTAAAAGGAAAGAGGAATCCAGTGATTCCTCAGAGAGTGATGAGAGTGATGAAGAGCCTCCCcagaagaagcagaag GAGGCTGCTAAGGTTGCCCCCAAGGCTGTCAAAAAGGAGAGTAGCAGCGatgaggaaagtgatgaggaaAGTTCTGATGATGAACCtaagcaaacacaacaaaagaag CCAGCAGCTAAGGCAGCAGACAGCAGTGACTCTGAGGACTCTGAGGAGGACagtgatgatgaagatgacaaATCAACTAAAACACCAAAGAAG GAAGCACCAACTGCCACAAAAGCACAGAAGGAAGAG CCTAAAACTCCTGCTAGCAACCAAAGTCAGGGAACAGGGTCCAAGACCCTTTTTATGGGCAACCTTCCCTTCAGTGCTGAGTTTGGGCAAGT GAAGGAATTTTTCGCAGAGGCTGGTGAGGTTGTTGATGTTCGTCTGGCTACACATGAGGATGGTCATCCTAAGGGCTATGCTCATGTTGAATTTGCCACAGCTGAAGATGCCAAGAAG GGACTTGAGTTGAATGGTCAGGAACTAATGGGTCGTGCAGTGAGACTTGACTTGGCACTTGAAAGAGGTGCTACTCCCCGCCCCAG GGATGGTGGGTCTTTCCAGAAGCCATCTGGAGGTTCCAGCCTCTCTGTATTTGTTAAGGGTTTTGATTCATCTCAACAGGAGGACAAG ATCCGAAGCTCTCTTGAACAACATTTCTCCAAATGTGGAGAGATTACACGTGTCTCAGTTCCGATGGATTATGAGAGTGGTGAAAGCAAAGG CATAGCATACATGGATTTTACTGATGAGAGTTCCTTCTCAAAAGCACTCGAGCTTAGCGGGTCTGACCTTGGTGGCTACAACCTGTATGTTGCTGAAGCAAAGCCTAAAGGTCAGTTTGGTAGTGGCGGCGGCCGTTCTGGTGGTAGAGATGGTGGCCGATCTGGAGGCCGTGGTTTCGGTGGCCGGTCTGGTGGCCGTGATGGTGGTGGCAGGTTTGGCCGGTCTGGTGGCCGTGATGGTGGTGGCAGGTTTGGCCGATCTGGTGGCCGAGATGGTggtagaagaggaggtggccgAGGCTTCCAGAGCAGGCAGAGTGCTGGTACCGCTAGCGCAG GAAAGAAAACTACATTCGGCGATGATTAG